A stretch of Apostichopus japonicus isolate 1M-3 chromosome 9, ASM3797524v1, whole genome shotgun sequence DNA encodes these proteins:
- the LOC139973802 gene encoding uncharacterized protein has product MPKFYVNSRCTRRSTCRNSKIIDARYQCSDHATCDERNGVRKCYCNQNYQGDGVTCTHNCFVAAKGSVVRDGESFINSDCSLRITCNSNVLTSERYSCSADATCEEWNDIRRCYCNEWFEGDGATCTRSGPRDCSELHTAGRRNNGKYTIYPAGSSGFEVFCEFSSGGWTILQRRTSRSVSFYRNWNEYKNGFGSLTGNHWIGNDKIYKLTNQKNYQLLIEKTNTEGSTYHTRYSSFSISNERDKYQLSLDGYNGNAGNNAMAANSGYRFSTHDQDNDGSSTFDCAEKHRGGWWYPDDSNTGSTSNCYSFSNRVATGDYEYSNCGCYYYCTYYYYCSSFYSCYYRNYRPHYKCYDCDGCSGINDYRCCKNKNPVYETTFYSCGYSNLNGDYSYNDYRGIFWMNLHGSDCGITTTTMKIRSVQ; this is encoded by the exons ATGCC gaagttttacgtcaattcaagatgtacacgaagatcaacttgtaggaacagcAAGATTATAGACGCGAgataccagtgtagtgatcatgcaacctgtgatgagaggaacggtgtccgtaaatgttactgcaatcaaaactaccaaggtgacggagtgacgtgcacccacaactgcttcgttgctgccaAAGGAAGTGTAGTAAGG GATGGTGAATCATTCATAAATTCTGACTGTTCCTTACGGATTACTTGCAACAGTAACGTACTAACAAGTGAGAGGTACAGTTGTAGTGCAGACGCAACCTGCGAGGAGTGGAATGATATCCGTAGATGTTACTGTAACGAATGGTTTGAAGGTGATGGTGCTACATGTACCCGCAGTGGACCGAGAGATTGTTCTGAACTTCACACAGCGGGTAGAAGAAATAACggaaaatataccatttatCCCGCTGGAAGCTCCGGGTTTGAAGTTTTTTGTGAATTTTCTAGTGGGGGATGGACA ATTTTGCAACGACGTACAAGTAGATCCGTCAGCTTTTATCGAAACTGGAATGAGTACAAAAACGGGTTTGGAAGTCTCACAGGAAATCATTGGattggcaacgataaaatatacaaattgacaAATCAAAAAAACTACCAACTCctaatagaaaagacaaacacgGAAGGATCAACATACCACACCCGTTATTCATCTTTCAGTATCAGTAACGAGAGAGACAAATACCAACTGTCATTGGATGGCTACAATGGAAATGCTG GTAATAACGCAATGGCAGCAAATTCAGGATATCGATTTAGTACGCACGATCAAGACAATGATGGGTCGAGTACCTTCGATTGCGCAGAAAAACACcgaggtggctggtggtatcCTGACGATAGTAATACGGGCTCTACCAGCAACTGCTACTCATTTAGCAACCGCGTAGCTACAGGCGACTACGAGTACTCTAACTGTGGCTGCTACTATTActgtacttattattattattgttcttctttttaCTCTTGTTATTACCGCAATTATCGTCCACATTATAAATGCTATGATTGCGATGGCTGTAGCGGTATTAACGATTACAGAtgctgcaaaaacaaaaacccgGTCTATGAGACAACTTTCTATTCATGTGGCTACTCCAATCTTAACGGTGACTACTCGTACAACGATTACCGCGGTATTTTCTGGATGAATCTTCACGGATCTGATTGCGGGATAAcgacaacaacaatgaaaattcgTTCTGTTCAATGA